The genomic window CAGCATATGAATGTGAAAAGAATTATGCCTCTAATATTTACAAAAACTGAAATCAAGGTAAAAATAAACATAATTAATAAAATTTACCCGGCCAAACTTAGGCAGACCGGGTTTTCCCTTGCACGGCATCTTTTGGCTGATAGACAGCCAGCGCAATGAATATCATAAGAAGCATGGAGCTAATGACATAAAAAAAGCTTGCTCCTTTCAAGTACTCGATGGCAAGGCCGCCAATAAACGGACCGCTGATGCTTCCAAAGCTGAAGAAGATTCCGCACATTAGATTTCCTGCAGGCAAAAGCTGTTTTGGTATAAGATCGGCCATATAACTAATTCCGAGAGAAAAAGTTGAACCAACAAGCATGCCTGCAATAAAAAAACATACTGCAATGCCAATAGCTGATTCTTTGAAAAGTCCGGCTGCCGTAAAGCAAATAAACCCTGCCAGCATTACGAAAATTAATATATTTTTTCTTCCGTATTTGTCACTTAACATTCCCAGAGGCAATTGAAATACAATACCCCCAATAGCAAAAGCAGGCAAAATAAAGGATACAGCATTTATATCAATTCCTGTTCTAAGTGCATAAACAGGGAAATTTCCGTTTAGCGAAGCTTCAAGAAATCCATACCCGAATGGGGGAAGTAGAGAAACCCAGGCATATTTCCATACTTGGCCAAAGCGCTTCATCGTTCCGAAAAAAGAACTCGTTTCTAAATCTTGTTCAGGGTATTCATTTTTTAAAAGTAAAATGGTAAACCAAGCAGCTAAACTAATAACGGTTGAAATGATAAAAGGGAGGGATTCATTTATTTCGACAAATCTTGTCATAACCGGTCCGGATGCAAATCCAAGCCCGAAAAATAAGCCGTATAGGGAAATATTCCGTCCGCGCTTATTTTCTGGCGAAAAGGTCGTTATCCACGTTTGCGTTCCAAAATGAAGCATATGATCGCCTATCCCGATTAACAGTCTCAGGATAAACCAGAACCAAAAAGACTTCCAAACAGGAAACAGTCCTAAGGAAACAGTAACAGCAAGCCCTCCAAATAAAATGATTGGCTTAAAGCCAAATTTTCTTAGCGGCGCTTCCATTAAAGGCGAGGCTAAAAGAATACCGATATAAAGGGCGGTAGCATGGAGGCCGTTGACGGAAGAAGAGATGCCGTCCTTTTCAAAAATGATCGCAATGAGAGGAAGCAGCATTCCTTGTGAAAACCCGGAGATGGCTACAATTCCTATTAAAATCCAAAACCGCAAATTTTGTGAATATTTCATGTGCACATTCTCCCTGAAAATATGATCCCAAAATGATGGTAACGGGAAAGAAATGGTTTTGCAAGAAAAAGAAATGTTTTTTCTTGTTTTATTAAGGGGAAAAATATTGTAATCTCTAAATAGAAAAAACTATGGGGTTAACTCGGAAAAATTGTTCCACGGTGCAATCTGTAAAAAGGGTTAATGCCGCTTGAG from Bacillus methanolicus includes these protein-coding regions:
- a CDS encoding MFS transporter, encoding MKYSQNLRFWILIGIVAISGFSQGMLLPLIAIIFEKDGISSSVNGLHATALYIGILLASPLMEAPLRKFGFKPIILFGGLAVTVSLGLFPVWKSFWFWFILRLLIGIGDHMLHFGTQTWITTFSPENKRGRNISLYGLFFGLGFASGPVMTRFVEINESLPFIISTVISLAAWFTILLLKNEYPEQDLETSSFFGTMKRFGQVWKYAWVSLLPPFGYGFLEASLNGNFPVYALRTGIDINAVSFILPAFAIGGIVFQLPLGMLSDKYGRKNILIFVMLAGFICFTAAGLFKESAIGIAVCFFIAGMLVGSTFSLGISYMADLIPKQLLPAGNLMCGIFFSFGSISGPFIGGLAIEYLKGASFFYVISSMLLMIFIALAVYQPKDAVQGKTRSA